One part of the Streptomyces nigra genome encodes these proteins:
- a CDS encoding DUF7144 family membrane protein translates to MAGLADETRQGGRGPDGSARLSGASLFAGAVMMLSGPLSILMGASGIAADNLFAASQYAYRFDLTAWGWIHIIVGLALVIGGMGVVTNKSWGRGVGAAAAGISLITQFMFVPYYPLWALPMMVLDLLIIFALTRFHTGPEGGW, encoded by the coding sequence ATGGCTGGATTGGCGGACGAGACACGACAAGGGGGCAGGGGGCCGGACGGCAGCGCGAGGCTCAGCGGCGCGTCCCTGTTCGCCGGGGCCGTGATGATGCTCAGCGGGCCGCTCAGCATCCTCATGGGGGCGTCCGGCATCGCCGCGGACAACCTGTTCGCCGCCTCCCAGTACGCCTACCGCTTCGACCTGACCGCCTGGGGCTGGATCCACATCATCGTCGGCCTGGCCCTCGTCATCGGCGGTATGGGCGTCGTGACGAACAAGAGCTGGGGCCGCGGAGTCGGCGCGGCCGCGGCGGGGATCAGCCTGATCACCCAGTTCATGTTCGTCCCGTACTACCCGCTCTGGGCGCTCCCCATGATGGTGCTGGACCTTCTGATCATCTTCGCCCTGACACGGTTCCACACGGGCCCAGAGGGCGGTTGGTGA
- the gyrA gene encoding DNA gyrase subunit A: MADENTPVTPEEGGVIAQRVEPVGLETEMQRSYLDYAMSVIVSRALPDVRDGLKPVHRRVLYAMYDGGYRPERGFYKCARVVGDVMGNYHPHGDSSIYDALVRLAQPWSMRMPLVDSNGNFGSPGNDPAAAMRYTECKMAPLSMEMVRDIDEETVDFTDNYDGRSQEPTVLPSRFPNLLINGSAGIAVGMATNIPPHNLREVAAGAQWYLENPEASHEELLDALIERIKGPDFPTGALVVGRKGIEEAYRTGRGSITMRAVVAVEEIQNRQCLVVTELPYQVNPDNLAQKIADLVKDGKIGGIADVRDETSSRTGQRRVIVLKRDAVAKVVLNNLYKHTDLQTNFGANMLALVDGVPRTLSLDAFIRHWVTHQIEVIVRRTRFRLRKAEERAHILRGLLKALDAIDEVIALIRRSDTVEIARGGLMELLEIDEIQANAILEMQLRRLAALERQKIVQEHDELQAKITEYNEILASPVRQRGIVSEELAAIVEKYGDDRKTKLVPYDGDMSIEDLIAEEDIVVTVSRGGYVKRTKTDDYRAQKRGGKGVRGTKLKEDDIVDHFFVSTTHHWLLFFTNKGRVYRAKAYELPDAGRDARGQHVANLLAFQPDEAIAEILAIRDYEAAPYLVLATKAGLVKKTPLKDYDSPRSGGVIAINLRSMEDGSDDELIGAELVSADDDLLLISKKAQSIRFTATDESLRPMGRATSGVKGMSFREGDELLSMNVVRPGTFVFTATDGGYAKRTVVDEYRVQGRGGLGIKAAKIVEDRGSLVGALVVEETDEILAITLGGGVIRTRVNEVRETGRDTMGVQLINLGKRDAVVGIARNAEAGREAEEVDGDVAVDETAEGDATTGTDEGDAPSAE, encoded by the coding sequence ATGGCCGACGAGAACACTCCCGTCACCCCTGAAGAGGGCGGCGTCATCGCCCAGCGTGTCGAGCCCGTCGGGCTCGAGACGGAGATGCAGCGCTCCTACCTCGACTACGCGATGTCCGTCATCGTCTCGCGTGCGCTGCCCGACGTCCGGGACGGCCTCAAGCCCGTCCACCGCCGCGTCCTGTACGCCATGTACGACGGCGGTTACCGCCCCGAGCGCGGCTTCTACAAGTGCGCGCGCGTCGTCGGCGACGTCATGGGCAACTACCACCCCCACGGCGACTCCTCCATCTACGACGCCCTGGTGCGCCTCGCCCAGCCGTGGTCGATGCGCATGCCGCTCGTCGACTCCAACGGCAACTTCGGCTCGCCGGGCAACGACCCGGCGGCGGCCATGCGCTACACCGAGTGCAAGATGGCGCCGCTGTCGATGGAGATGGTCCGCGACATCGACGAGGAGACCGTCGACTTCACGGACAACTACGACGGCCGCTCGCAGGAGCCGACCGTCCTGCCGTCCCGCTTCCCGAACCTGCTGATCAACGGCTCGGCCGGTATCGCGGTCGGCATGGCGACCAACATCCCGCCGCACAACCTGCGCGAGGTCGCCGCCGGCGCCCAGTGGTACCTGGAGAACCCCGAGGCCTCGCACGAGGAGCTGCTGGACGCGCTCATCGAGCGCATCAAGGGCCCCGACTTTCCGACCGGCGCCCTCGTCGTCGGCCGCAAGGGCATCGAGGAGGCGTACCGCACCGGCCGCGGCTCCATCACGATGCGCGCGGTCGTCGCGGTCGAGGAGATCCAGAACCGCCAGTGCCTGGTGGTCACGGAGCTGCCCTACCAGGTCAACCCCGACAACCTCGCGCAGAAGATCGCCGACCTGGTGAAGGACGGCAAGATCGGCGGCATCGCGGACGTCCGCGACGAGACGTCGTCCCGTACGGGCCAGCGCCGGGTGATCGTCCTCAAGCGGGACGCGGTCGCCAAGGTCGTCCTGAACAACCTGTACAAGCACACGGACCTGCAGACGAACTTCGGCGCGAACATGTTGGCGCTCGTCGACGGCGTCCCGCGCACGCTCTCCCTGGACGCGTTCATCCGCCACTGGGTGACGCACCAGATCGAGGTCATCGTCCGCCGTACGCGCTTCCGGCTGCGCAAGGCCGAGGAGCGGGCGCACATCCTGCGCGGTCTGCTGAAGGCCCTGGACGCCATCGACGAGGTCATCGCGCTGATCCGGCGCAGCGACACCGTCGAGATCGCGCGCGGCGGCCTGATGGAGCTCCTGGAGATCGACGAGATCCAGGCCAACGCCATCCTCGAGATGCAGCTGCGCCGGCTCGCCGCCCTGGAGCGCCAGAAGATCGTCCAGGAGCACGACGAGCTCCAGGCGAAGATCACCGAGTACAACGAGATCCTCGCGTCCCCGGTCCGCCAGCGCGGCATCGTCAGCGAGGAGCTCGCCGCGATCGTCGAGAAGTACGGCGACGACCGCAAGACCAAGCTGGTGCCCTACGACGGCGACATGTCCATCGAGGACCTCATCGCCGAAGAGGACATCGTGGTCACCGTCAGCCGGGGCGGCTACGTCAAGCGCACCAAGACGGACGACTACCGGGCGCAGAAGCGCGGCGGCAAGGGCGTGCGCGGCACGAAGCTGAAGGAAGACGACATCGTCGACCACTTCTTCGTCTCGACGACGCACCACTGGCTGCTGTTCTTCACCAACAAGGGCCGTGTCTACCGGGCCAAGGCGTACGAGCTTCCGGACGCCGGCCGGGACGCGCGCGGGCAGCACGTCGCGAACCTGCTGGCCTTCCAGCCGGACGAGGCGATCGCCGAGATCCTCGCGATCCGCGACTACGAGGCGGCGCCGTATCTGGTGCTGGCCACGAAGGCCGGGCTGGTCAAGAAGACGCCTCTGAAGGATTACGATTCGCCGCGTTCCGGCGGTGTCATCGCGATCAACCTTCGTTCGATGGAGGACGGTTCCGACGACGAACTGATCGGTGCCGAACTGGTCTCGGCCGACGACGATCTGCTTCTGATCAGCAAGAAGGCCCAGTCGATCAGGTTCACCGCCACGGACGAGTCGCTGCGGCCCATGGGCCGTGCCACCTCGGGTGTCAAGGGCATGAGCTTCCGCGAGGGCGACGAGCTCCTCTCGATGAATGTTGTTCGACCCGGTACGTTCGTGTTCACTGCCACCGACGGCGGGTACGCGAAGCGGACCGTGGTCGACGAGTACCGCGTCCAGGGTCGCGGCGGCCTGGGCATCAAGGCCGCCAAGATCGTCGAGGACCGCGGTTCGCTCGTAGGCGCGCTGGTGGTCGAGGAGACCGACGAGATCCTCGCCATCACGCTCGGCGGCGGTGTGATTCGTACGCGAGTCAACGAGGTCAGGGAGACGGGCCGTGACACCATGGGCGTCCAACTGATCAACCTCGGCAAGCGCGATGCCGTCGTAGGTATCGCACGCAACGCCGAGGCGGGACGCGAGGCGGAGGAGGTCGACGGCGACGTGGCCGTCGACGAGACCGCCGAGGGGGACGCGACCACCGGCACGGACGAGGGTGACGCGCCCTCTGCCGAGTAG
- a CDS encoding serine/threonine-protein kinase, which yields MGEVFAGRYELVDPIGRGGVGAVWRAWDHRRRRYVAAKVLQQSDAHSLLRFVREQALRIDHPHVLAPASWAADDDKVLFTMDLVGGGSLVHLIGDYGPLPPSFVCTLLDQLLSGLSAVHAEGVVHRDIKPANVLLEATGTARPRLRLSDFGIAMRLGEPRLTETNLVVGTPGYLAPEQLLGSDPDFPADLFAVGLVALYLLEGAKPDAKALVQYFTEHGTPGAPKGIPEPLWQVVATLLQPDPDARFRTATGARKALASAAELLPEPGPDDELIEIFDQLGPLPAGFGPDGPQTRAPGVIDGTGTGSGALRVDRPAPAGTGHSASLTGHQQSSVPPRPAPSPPASPPPIPAPPAVAPPCRPPRYRPRPRTVPNHRSRAPGRPRTPRPPAASIGSRTCRTPEASSSPRRTPP from the coding sequence ATGGGTGAGGTCTTCGCCGGCCGGTACGAACTGGTCGACCCGATCGGGCGCGGAGGCGTCGGTGCCGTCTGGCGTGCCTGGGACCACCGCCGCCGCCGGTACGTCGCGGCCAAGGTGCTCCAGCAGAGCGACGCGCACTCGCTTCTGCGCTTTGTCCGGGAGCAGGCCCTGCGGATCGACCACCCCCATGTGCTCGCGCCGGCCAGCTGGGCCGCCGACGACGACAAGGTGCTGTTCACCATGGACCTGGTGGGCGGCGGTTCGCTCGTCCACCTCATCGGCGACTACGGGCCCCTGCCGCCGTCGTTCGTGTGCACCCTGCTCGACCAGCTCCTGTCGGGGCTGTCGGCCGTGCACGCCGAGGGTGTCGTCCACCGTGACATCAAGCCCGCCAACGTGCTCCTGGAGGCCACCGGGACGGCCCGGCCACGCCTGCGGCTGTCCGACTTCGGCATCGCCATGCGGCTGGGCGAACCCCGGCTGACCGAGACCAACCTCGTGGTGGGGACGCCCGGTTACCTCGCCCCGGAACAACTCCTGGGCTCCGACCCGGACTTCCCGGCGGATCTGTTCGCCGTGGGACTCGTGGCGCTGTATCTGCTGGAGGGCGCCAAGCCGGATGCCAAGGCGCTGGTGCAGTACTTCACCGAGCACGGCACACCGGGTGCGCCCAAGGGGATACCCGAGCCGCTCTGGCAGGTCGTGGCGACGCTGCTCCAGCCCGATCCGGACGCGCGGTTCCGCACGGCCACCGGCGCGCGCAAGGCCCTCGCGTCGGCGGCCGAACTGCTGCCGGAACCCGGTCCCGACGACGAGCTGATCGAGATCTTCGACCAGCTCGGGCCGCTGCCCGCCGGATTCGGCCCGGACGGACCCCAGACGCGCGCGCCCGGCGTCATCGACGGAACGGGCACCGGCTCCGGTGCCCTCCGCGTGGACCGGCCGGCACCGGCCGGCACCGGCCACTCGGCATCCCTGACCGGGCATCAGCAGTCCTCCGTGCCGCCCCGTCCCGCCCCGTCGCCGCCCGCCTCGCCACCCCCCATACCGGCTCCACCGGCCGTCGCTCCCCCGTGCCGTCCGCCTCGGTACCGGCCCCGCCCCCGCACCGTCCCGAACCACCGCAGCAGGGCACCCGGACGCCCACGGACCCCTCGCCCTCCGGCGGCGTCCATCGGCTCCCGAACATGTCGGACACCGGAAGCTTCCAGCTCCCCCCGCCGGACCCCACCGTGA
- a CDS encoding DUF3566 domain-containing protein: MPGERQPQQAGGPYHPPQAYPPAGGAPAGAAPAGAVRKPRTGARTTPRTRKARLRVAKADPWSVMKVSFLLSIALGICTIVAAAVLWMVMDAMGVFSTVGGTISEATGSNESNGFDLQSFLSLPNVLLFTSIIAVIDVVLATALATLGAFIYNLSAGFVGGVELTLAEDE, from the coding sequence CTGCCGGGTGAGCGCCAGCCTCAGCAGGCAGGCGGTCCGTACCACCCGCCGCAGGCCTACCCGCCGGCCGGCGGCGCCCCCGCGGGCGCTGCTCCGGCGGGCGCGGTCCGCAAGCCGCGCACCGGGGCGCGCACGACCCCGCGCACCCGTAAGGCCCGGCTCCGGGTCGCCAAGGCGGACCCGTGGTCGGTGATGAAGGTCAGCTTCCTGCTGTCCATCGCGCTGGGCATCTGCACGATCGTCGCGGCCGCGGTGCTGTGGATGGTCATGGACGCCATGGGTGTCTTCTCCACGGTCGGCGGCACGATCTCCGAGGCCACCGGCTCGAACGAGTCGAACGGCTTCGACCTGCAGTCCTTCCTGTCGCTGCCGAACGTCCTGCTGTTCACGTCGATCATCGCGGTCATCGACGTCGTCCTCGCGACGGCGCTGGCGACGCTCGGCGCGTTCATCTACAACCTCTCCGCGGGCTTCGTGGGCGGCGTCGAGCTGACCCTCGCGGAGGACGAGTGA
- a CDS encoding DUF6344 domain-containing protein, with the protein MTRNKVMNLWTAIVSAFLALFTALGFVSNTAAAASPQTETSRNTGRDDSDRSAEVAVPAPPHWAWSYARALPPTMKQRIRAEAHGKTPSCRHRPLADTESAASVPATRECATAASPAQPLVPHQR; encoded by the coding sequence ATGACCAGGAACAAGGTCATGAACCTGTGGACCGCCATCGTCTCCGCCTTCCTGGCGCTGTTCACGGCGCTCGGCTTCGTCTCCAACACCGCCGCCGCGGCCTCGCCGCAGACCGAGACCTCCCGCAACACCGGCCGCGACGACAGCGACCGCAGCGCGGAGGTCGCGGTTCCGGCACCGCCCCACTGGGCCTGGTCCTACGCCAGGGCCCTGCCTCCCACGATGAAGCAGCGCATCCGGGCGGAGGCCCACGGAAAGACCCCCAGCTGCCGCCACCGGCCCCTCGCGGACACCGAATCGGCCGCATCGGTCCCGGCGACCCGCGAGTGCGCCACCGCCGCCTCGCCGGCCCAGCCCCTGGTGCCACACCAACGCTGA
- a CDS encoding AAA family ATPase gives MIVERAYAHVSEGEAAGGRWPWSMPCVRQLLEEGLTFSAPVTFLVGENGSGKSTLVEALAEGFGLDSWGGSAGYKYASAREPSELGARVRFEATAAGRRMLRGSRTRRRGFFLRAETALDALGREQTTGRLSGAVDEMSHGEGFLMAFRERFEGPGLYVMDEPEAALSFSSCLQLVGLLHHLGRSGAQIICATHSPVLTALPGAEIIEVGDHGMRPAEWRDLELVYHWRRYLDDPWAYLRHIVEAE, from the coding sequence GTGATCGTCGAACGGGCCTATGCGCATGTCAGCGAGGGCGAGGCGGCCGGGGGGCGGTGGCCGTGGTCGATGCCGTGTGTGCGGCAGCTGCTGGAGGAGGGACTGACGTTCTCCGCGCCCGTCACGTTCCTGGTGGGTGAGAACGGCTCCGGGAAGTCGACGCTGGTCGAGGCGCTGGCGGAGGGGTTCGGCCTGGACTCCTGGGGCGGGTCCGCGGGCTACAAATACGCCAGTGCCCGCGAGCCCTCGGAGCTGGGCGCGCGGGTGCGATTCGAGGCGACGGCGGCCGGCCGGCGCATGCTGCGCGGGTCTCGGACGCGCCGCAGGGGTTTCTTCCTGCGGGCGGAGACGGCGCTGGACGCGCTGGGCCGGGAGCAGACGACGGGAAGGCTCTCGGGGGCCGTGGACGAGATGAGCCACGGCGAAGGCTTTCTGATGGCCTTCCGTGAGCGTTTCGAGGGGCCCGGGCTGTACGTCATGGACGAACCCGAGGCCGCGCTGTCCTTCTCTTCCTGTCTTCAACTCGTCGGGCTGCTGCATCACCTGGGGCGTTCCGGCGCGCAGATCATCTGCGCCACGCACTCACCCGTGCTCACGGCGCTACCCGGCGCCGAGATCATCGAGGTGGGTGACCACGGAATGCGTCCCGCCGAGTGGCGGGATCTGGAGCTCGTCTACCACTGGCGTCGGTATCTCGACGACCCGTGGGCCTATCTACGGCACATCGTCGAGGCGGAATGA
- the gyrB gene encoding DNA topoisomerase (ATP-hydrolyzing) subunit B, which produces MLCQKGRFVADSGNPNENIPSTDAGADGAGASPSPEVTSSYDASAITVLEGLDAVRKRPGMYIGSTGERGLHHLVQEVVDNSVDEALAGYADTIDVTILADGGVRVVDNGRGIPVGIVPSEGKPAVEVVLTVLHAGGKFGGGGYAVSGGLHGVGVSVVNALSTKVAVEVKTDGYRWTQDYKLGVPTAPLARHEPTDEHGTSVTFWADPDIFETTEYSFETLSRRFQEMAFLNKGLRIRLTDERESAKATSGADEAGADEKAEVKSVDYHYEGGIVDFVKYLNSRKGDVVHPTVIDLEAEDKDKLLSLEVAMQWNSSYTEGVYSFANIIHTHEGGTHEEGFRAALTSLINKYARDKKLLREKDDNLTGDDIREGLTAIISVKLSEPQFEGQTKTKLGNTEVKTFVQKVVYEHLADWLDRNPNEAADIIRKGIQAATARVAARKARDLTRRKGLLETASLPGKLSDCQSNDPTKCEIFIVEGDSAGGSAKSGRNPEYQAILPIRGKILNVEKARIDKILQNQEIQALISAFGTGVHEDFDIEKLRYHKIILMADADVDGQHINTLLLTFLFRFMRPLVEAGHVFLSRPPLYKIKWGRDEVEYAYSDRERDALLELGRQRGKRVREDSIQRFKGLGEMNAEELRVTTMDQEHRVLGQVTLDDAAQADDLFSVLMGEDVEARRQFIQRNAKDVRFLDI; this is translated from the coding sequence GTGCTGTGCCAGAAAGGGCGCTTCGTGGCCGATTCCGGCAACCCCAACGAGAACATTCCGTCCACCGACGCCGGCGCCGACGGCGCGGGCGCTTCGCCGAGCCCCGAGGTCACCTCCTCGTACGACGCGAGCGCCATCACCGTCCTCGAGGGCCTGGACGCGGTTCGCAAGCGACCCGGTATGTACATCGGTTCGACCGGCGAGCGCGGACTGCACCACCTCGTGCAAGAGGTCGTCGACAACTCCGTCGACGAGGCACTGGCCGGTTACGCGGACACGATCGACGTGACGATCCTGGCCGACGGCGGTGTCCGCGTCGTCGACAACGGCCGAGGCATCCCGGTGGGCATCGTCCCGTCCGAGGGCAAGCCGGCCGTCGAGGTCGTCCTGACCGTGCTGCACGCGGGCGGCAAGTTCGGCGGCGGTGGCTACGCGGTCTCCGGCGGTCTGCACGGCGTCGGCGTGTCCGTGGTGAACGCCCTGTCCACCAAGGTCGCCGTCGAGGTCAAGACGGACGGCTACCGCTGGACGCAGGACTACAAGCTCGGCGTCCCGACCGCCCCGCTCGCCAGGCACGAGCCCACCGATGAGCACGGCACGTCGGTCACCTTCTGGGCCGACCCGGACATCTTCGAGACCACCGAGTACTCCTTCGAGACGCTCTCGCGGCGCTTCCAGGAGATGGCGTTCCTCAACAAGGGCCTGCGCATCCGGCTCACCGACGAGCGCGAGTCTGCGAAGGCGACCTCCGGTGCGGACGAGGCTGGCGCCGACGAGAAGGCCGAGGTCAAGTCGGTCGACTACCACTACGAGGGCGGCATCGTCGACTTCGTGAAGTACCTCAACTCCCGCAAGGGGGACGTGGTGCACCCCACCGTCATCGACCTGGAGGCGGAGGACAAGGACAAGCTCCTGTCCCTCGAGGTCGCGATGCAGTGGAACAGCAGCTACACCGAGGGCGTCTACTCCTTCGCGAACATCATCCACACCCACGAGGGCGGTACGCACGAAGAGGGCTTCCGCGCCGCGCTGACCTCGCTGATCAACAAGTACGCGCGCGACAAGAAGCTGCTGCGCGAGAAGGACGACAACCTCACGGGCGACGACATCCGCGAGGGCCTGACGGCGATCATCTCGGTCAAGCTGAGCGAGCCTCAGTTCGAGGGCCAGACCAAGACGAAGCTGGGCAACACCGAGGTGAAGACCTTCGTCCAGAAGGTCGTCTACGAGCACCTGGCGGACTGGTTGGACCGCAACCCCAACGAGGCCGCGGACATCATCCGCAAGGGCATCCAGGCCGCCACCGCGCGCGTGGCCGCCCGCAAGGCGCGCGATCTGACGCGCCGCAAGGGCCTGCTGGAGACCGCGTCCCTGCCGGGCAAGCTCTCCGACTGCCAGTCGAACGACCCCACCAAGTGCGAGATCTTCATCGTCGAGGGTGACTCCGCCGGCGGCTCGGCCAAGTCCGGCCGCAACCCGGAGTACCAGGCGATCCTCCCGATCCGCGGCAAGATCCTCAACGTCGAGAAGGCGCGGATCGACAAGATCCTGCAGAACCAGGAGATCCAGGCGCTGATCTCGGCCTTCGGCACCGGTGTGCACGAGGACTTCGACATCGAGAAGCTGCGCTATCACAAGATCATCCTGATGGCGGACGCCGACGTCGACGGCCAGCACATCAACACCCTGCTGCTGACGTTCCTGTTCCGCTTCATGCGTCCGCTGGTCGAGGCCGGGCACGTCTTCCTGTCCCGTCCGCCGCTCTACAAGATCAAGTGGGGCCGCGACGAGGTGGAGTACGCCTACTCCGACCGTGAGCGCGACGCGCTGCTGGAGCTGGGCCGCCAGCGCGGCAAGCGGGTCCGTGAGGACTCCATCCAGCGCTTCAAGGGTCTCGGCGAGATGAACGCCGAGGAGCTGCGTGTGACGACCATGGACCAGGAGCACCGCGTCCTCGGCCAGGTCACGCTCGACGACGCCGCCCAGGCCGACGACCTGTTCTCGGTCCTGATGGGCGAGGACGTCGAGGCCCGGCGCCAGTTCATCCAGCGCAACGCCAAGGACGTCCGCTTCCTCGACATCTGA
- a CDS encoding DUF721 domain-containing protein, with product MSDRPSEKEPAGSSGDPAPARTPEPSGVDLARVALRAAKEQARARGDAAHQKKQARRGGGLRSGARADGRDPLALGAAINRLITERGWETPAAVGGVMGRWPEIVGEDVAKHCVPERYDEDERVLVVRCDSTAWATNLRLLAPTLVARLNEDLGHGSVRQIKVQGPGGPARRYGPLRAPGSTGPGDTYG from the coding sequence ATGAGCGACCGGCCGTCCGAGAAGGAACCCGCCGGCTCCTCCGGAGACCCTGCGCCCGCCAGGACGCCCGAGCCCTCCGGCGTCGACCTCGCGCGCGTGGCGCTGCGCGCGGCCAAGGAGCAGGCACGCGCGCGTGGCGACGCGGCCCACCAGAAGAAGCAGGCGCGGCGCGGGGGCGGCCTGCGCTCCGGCGCGCGGGCCGACGGACGCGATCCCCTCGCGCTCGGCGCGGCCATCAACCGCCTGATCACCGAACGCGGTTGGGAGACCCCGGCCGCCGTGGGCGGTGTCATGGGCCGCTGGCCGGAGATCGTCGGCGAGGACGTCGCCAAGCACTGCGTACCCGAGCGGTACGACGAGGACGAGCGGGTCCTGGTCGTACGTTGCGACTCCACGGCCTGGGCGACGAACCTGCGCCTCCTCGCGCCGACCCTGGTCGCCCGTCTCAACGAGGACCTGGGCCACGGGTCCGTCCGGCAGATCAAGGTGCAGGGCCCCGGCGGCCCCGCCCGCCGCTACGGCCCCCTGCGCGCACCCGGCAGCACGGGCCCGGGCGACACCTACGGCTGA
- a CDS encoding DLW-39 family protein, whose translation MKKLLLVALAAIGGLLVYRQIQADRAEQDLWTEATDSVPTGS comes from the coding sequence GTGAAGAAGCTTCTCCTGGTCGCACTGGCCGCCATCGGCGGGCTCCTCGTGTACCGCCAGATCCAGGCGGATCGCGCCGAGCAGGATCTGTGGACGGAGGCGACTGACTCCGTGCCCACGGGTTCGTGA